From Parus major isolate Abel chromosome 1A, Parus_major1.1, whole genome shotgun sequence, the proteins below share one genomic window:
- the LOC117244433 gene encoding uncharacterized protein LOC117244433 yields MGSNLSREESTVLSAWKALLRSKGIKITDDALRSMLLWAKSQNLCTDINTAFSVRQWKAVGDRLWDVISQGDKAAVNLATTWRQLYDVLREWRMKQKVQREPGQGTGAGGQQQMAEVRSGAVPLPGGQPVGVASVGASSGSADAGTERSRSNTTRYLSPRDRVQPVYPSPAQQELNTRRKYLPPARQLAELTLRETQAQPSAPPLSSESGEGTELFRVSAPLPDSSRDDDELPEMRNSDQKRGSASRKSRSRSKLAAPWTLPSCEVSVVPLNPAQFWESVKEKAMEMCDGNLIEKPGLPATTNAPSADTDVVSNDHTAFPAPKAIPNTGQNYTHKTFSWGFVKSLLSKVARFGVNSPEVMQLVHVINVYRLAPRDIRHLAMILFEPVLYDTFQHMWRELVESAALNNMKLPQQHPCHGVGVDALMGTGPFDDPQLQAQWDPLVLAQAQQIGISALIKAMELAPPKQKCFTPEEQGWGMAQCPKNNEQKMKAKTNLSCKTICNRCGKSGHYTKQCKQKAVAGKLEEEHKAVWGDKYANNHEFSQH; encoded by the coding sequence ATGGGCTCGAACTTATCAAGAGAAGAAAGCACAGTTTTATCTGCATGGAAAGCTTTGCTTCGAAGCAAAGGCATTAAAATTACAGATGATGCTCTTCGTAGCATGTTACTATGGGCTAAATCCCAAAATTTGTGCACTGATataaatacagctttttctgtCAGACAGTGGAAAGCCGTTGGGGACAGACTGTGGGATGTGATCTCGCAAGGGGACAAAGCAGCTGTAAATTTAGCTACGACGTGGAGACAGCTTTATGATGTTTTAAGAGAGTGGAGGATGAAGCAGAAGGTGCAACGAGAGCCAGGGCAAGGCACGGGAGCCGGTGGGCAACAACAGATGGCTGAGGTTCGGTCTGGTGCTGTGCCCCTCCCTGGGGGACAGCCTGTGGGAGTCGCTTCCGTGGGGGCTTCGTCAGGCTCTGCTGATGCGGGGACCGAGCGGTCACGGAGCAATACCACCCGATATTTGTCTCCCAGAGACCGTGTACAACCGGTGTATCCTtctcctgcacagcaggagTTAAACACGAGGCGCAAATACCTTCCTCCTGCCCGGCAGTTAGCAGAGCTGACCTTGAGAGAGACACAAGCCCAGCCGTCTGCCCCCCCGCTTTCTTCTGAGTCAGGTGAAGGAACGGAGCTGTTTAGAGTCTCTGCTCCATTACCTGATTCTAGCAGAGATGATGATGAATTGCCAGAGATGAGAAACTCTGACCAGAAGCGTGGATCTGCTTCTCGTAAATCTCGTAGTAGATCTAAGCTTGCTGCTCCCTGGACTTTACCTTCTTGTGAAGTGTCTGTGGTGCCACTCAACCCTGCCCAGTTTTGGGAATCTGTCAAGGAAAAGGCAATGGAGATGTGTGATGGGAACTTAATAGAAAAACCAGGTCTGCCAGCAACGACCAATGCACCGAGTGCTGATACAGATGTTGTTAGTAATGATcacacagcctttcctgctccCAAAGCAATTCCTAACACAGGACAGAATTATAcacataaaacattttcctgggGATTTGTTAAATCCCTTCTGTCAAAGGTCGCCCGATTTGGTGTTAATTCTCCTGAGGTAATGCAATTGGTTCATGTTATTAATGTTTATAGGCTTGCTCCACGTGACATAAGACACCTTGCTATGATTTTGTTTGAACCTGTACTGTATGATACATTTCAACATATGTGGAGGGAGTTAGTTGAGAGTGCTGCCTTAAACAATATGAAACTCCCACAGCAACACCCCTGTCATGGGGTGGGAGTTGATGCCTTGATGGGTACTGGGCCTTTTGATGACCCACAGTTACAGGCCCAGTGGGATCCTTTGGTTTTGGCACAGGCTCAACAAATAGGCATCAGTGCTCTAATTAAAGCAATGGAGCTGGCACctccaaaacagaaatgttttactCCCGAAGAGCAAGGATGGGGAATGGCACAATGCCCAAAAAATAATGAGCAAAAGATGAAAGCTAAAACAAATTTGAGCTGTAAGACTATTTGCAATCGCTGTGGTAAATCTGGACACTACACTAAACAATGCAAACAGAAAGCTGTTGCAGGGAAACTGGAAGAAGAGCACAAAGCAGTGTGGGGGGACAAATACGCCAACAACCACGAGTTCTCCCAGCACTGA